The sequence CTCCGCCAGCCCCGCAATGGTCGGCGCCTCGAACAGCGCCCGTAGCGGCAGCTCCATCCCAAAGGCCGCCCGCACCCGCCCCATGACCTGCGTCGCCAGCAGCGAGTGGCCGCCCAGCTCAAAGAAGTCGTCCTCGATGCCGATCGTCTCGATGCCGAGGAGCGCCTGCCAGATCGCGGCGATGGTCTGCTCAGCCGACGTGCGCGGCGCGACATAGCCAGTCCTCAGCGCCGGTCGCGCATGGCTTGCCGTGGGTAGGCGCTGCGATTCCAGCTCCACGCCGGTCGCTCGCTGCGGCCTGCTCTCGCGCTGCGCCAGGACCGCCGCAAGATCCTGGCTCGATACCACGATCTGCGGGAGCGTGCTCCGATTGAGGCAGCGCAGAAACGTTTCGCGGCCTTCGGCGGGCGTCATGCCCTCGTGGAGCTCGCCGCCGGTGATCTGCCTGTAGCGCGCTTCGAGCGCCGCCGCCATGCCGGTGTTGTGCCACCTGCCCCAGTCGATCGATAGCGCAAAGGTCCGGCCCCGCGAGGTGGTCTGGTAGGCGAGCGCATCCAGAAAGGCGTTCGCAGCGCAGTAATCCACCTGGCCGACGCCGCCGAGAATGGCGTTCAGCGACGAGCAGAAGACCAGGAAGTCCAGGTCGTGATCCTTGAAGAGTGCATCCAGCACGATCGCGCCGATCGCCTTGGGCCACAGCACGTCGCGGGCGGCCTGCGGCTGCTTGAGCTGGATGATCCCGTCGCCGGGGAGTCCCGCCGCATGGATCACGCCGTGAATCGTGCCGAAACGCTCCCTGGCCTGCGCGATGGCCGCGCGCATCTGCGCCTCGTCCGCGACATCGGCGGCGCAGAGCAGGATCTCCGAACCGGCTGCTTCCAGCGCCTTGATCGCCTGGATCTTTCGGCTCGACGGATCGTGCTCCGGGTGGCTCGCCAGATAGTGCTCCCAGGTGTCGCGGGCGGGCATAGCCGAACGTCCGAGCAGCACAAGCCGCGCCTGGACGGTGTGGGCCAGCTCTTCCGCCAGCGCCAGGCCGACTCCGCCGAGCCCGCCCGTAATCAGGTAGACGCCCCGCTGCCGCAGCCGCGACCGCGTGGGACTCCCGTCGAGACGCACCGGCTCGAAGC is a genomic window of Herpetosiphonaceae bacterium containing:
- a CDS encoding SDR family NAD(P)-dependent oxidoreductase; protein product: YGDEDRQRVALPTYPFERQRYWIDPPAAGTTRAAAARLRKRPEVADWFYLPSWKRAMPPVLAESHADEPLRWLVLLDDTGLGQQVVEQLRLAGDTVITVTPGAHSQRRDDSAYVIDPSDPVGYAQMLEALSTSGRLPQRIIHFWTITTGEVGPLTVRRFEQTQHHGFFSLLWLAQALGRCALEEPVEITVVSNNMQCVTGGERLCPEKATAIGPANVIAQEYPHITCRSIDLELPTHGTWQEPRLIEQLIAEIIVPSDDRIVAYRQYHRWVQSFEPVRLDGSPTRSRLRQRGVYLITGGLGGVGLALAEELAHTVQARLVLLGRSAMPARDTWEHYLASHPEHDPSSRKIQAIKALEAAGSEILLCAADVADEAQMRAAIAQARERFGTIHGVIHAAGLPGDGIIQLKQPQAARDVLWPKAIGAIVLDALFKDHDLDFLVFCSSLNAILGGVGQVDYCAANAFLDALAYQTTSRGRTFALSIDWGRWHNTGMAAALEARYRQITGGELHEGMTPAEGRETFLRCLNRSTLPQIVVSSQDLAAVLAQRESRPQRATGVELESQRLPTASHARPALRTGYVAPRTSAEQTIAAIWQALLGIETIGIEDDFFELGGHSLLATQVMGRVRAAFGMELPLRALFEAPTIAGLAE